In Zingiber officinale cultivar Zhangliang chromosome 1A, Zo_v1.1, whole genome shotgun sequence, a genomic segment contains:
- the LOC122032990 gene encoding uncharacterized protein LOC122032990 isoform X1, with protein MILGLKSQVNDKQQNFGETSMPVSLLSKHEGKASNREFDRKLSNGPDNKRPRLDQAESYTTNTQVDDGSIIFQKKLDLKRCSFADKARLIKTKRSLDGKRNDRKNFRSGTKIRYDTFSTKMGFPGIDSTFAGNNLLGAYGLKSDLSDITRHIDEVGISELLDGSYRYSNVNAEKGKKLPVVCESMLTSLRKAISLLPHDGLTDNNSNRKGPICLGKPDSSSLIQDCCHPSKFVDESTATKYPNAGDADLYQPKKILEHLAIPSVLDLNTLLEDLCLPSSISKSTKPPKNLHAASLPPFSWSSFHSSACKSADSSKQVSFKHAYQGKWVRIDCNSLLTGDSQNCFLDLEMLTVDSNEDPLQRSSALQDNHLDSSPKFLCGQPSTMEFQTSNCVEGNIPDDTRLEKGSNSSVLAHKQFKLVEDHTNCSSTSLECDNKASGLVRTSESEASLKFQGKNLDLPDHVRTTSKLCSTGVVPKDLHTLNEHVCSASSCSFSCKDAGECSRSLRNLSASNMSRHDYPPRELLAADILLEMARHGRALKFQTEDFGKIRWPKSSPQKATKNHKSISPMGRSEFFRTRNHDSVQTADRPYWEHKLVEKKNDMKNAGGATVKNSAQLEGEGGVSPYKSEKDLQVGARSLHNITVRSGSLIPTTRVGNSYESHQKLRKTTLSSLTVGTYIKDWSRGKNKHE; from the exons ATGATTCTTGGTCTCAAAAGTCAAGTTAATGATAAACAACAAAACTTTGGAGAAACAAGTATGCCAGTTTCATTGTTGTCCAAGCATGAAGGCAAAGCATCTAACAGGGAGTTTGATAGGAAGTTGAGCAACGGTCCTGACAATAAGCGTCCACGTTTAGATCAAGCAGAAAGCTACACAACAAATACTCAAGTTGATGATGGTAGCATTATCTtccaaaaaaaattagatttgaaaAGATGCTCATTTGCTG ATAAAGCACGGTTGATCAAGACAAAGCGTAGTCTTGATGGTAAAAGAAATGATAGGAAAAACTTCAGATCGGGAACGAAAATCAGATATGATACTTTTTCAACAAAGATGGGGTTTCCTGGCATTGATTCTACTTTTGCAGGAAACAACCTGTTAG GAGCATATGGACTAAAATCTGATCTCTCTGACATCACAAGGCATATTGATGAGGTGGGCATTAGTGAACTTCTTGATGGTAGTTACAGATATTCTAATGTCAATGctgaaaaaggaaagaaactccCAGTTGTCTGTGAAAGTATGTTGACTTCGCTGAGAAAGGCAATCTCTCTTCTTCCCCATGATGGTCTGACAGATAACAATAGCAACAGAAAAGGACCTATATGCCTCGGTAAACCTGATTCTTCATCACTCATTCAGGATTGTTGCCACCCCAGTAAATTTGTTGATGAATCAACCGCTACTAAG TATCCTAATGCAGGTGATGCTGATCTATATCAGCCAAAGAAAATTCTTGAGCATTTAGCCATTCCTTCAGTATTGGATCTTAATACTCTTCTAGAAGATTTATGTTTGCCTTCATCCATTTCGAAGTCCACTAAGCCCCCCAAAAATCTCCATGCAGCTAGCTTGCCTCCTTTTTCATGGTCTAGTTTTCATAGTTCAGCTTGCAAATCTGCTGATTCCAGTAAACAAGTTTCATTTAAACATGCATATCAGGGTAAATGGGTTAGAATTGATTGCAATTCTCTTCTCACTGGGGACAGCCAGAATTGCTTTTTAGATTTGGAAATGTTAACAGTTGATAGCAATGAAGACCCATTACAAAGGAGTAGTGCTCTTCAAGATAATCATCTAGACTCGTCTCCTAAGTTTCTATGTGGTCAGCCATCAACCATGGAGTTCCAAACATCAAATTGTGTTGAAGGGAATATTCCAGATGATACAAGGTTAGAAAAAGGATCTAACTCATCTGTGTTAGCTCACAAACAATTTAAGTTGGTTGAAGACCACACCAACTGTTCAAGCACCAGCCTGGAATGTGACAACAAAGCTAGTGGCCTGGTTAGAACTTCTGAATCTGAAGCTAGTTTGAAGTTTCAAGGAAAGAATCTAGACTTACCAGATCATGTAAGAACCACATCTAAGTTATGCAGTACTGGAGTTGTCCCGAAAGATCTCCACACACTAAATGAGCATGTCTGCTCTGCTTCTTCATGCTCCTTCAGTTGTAAAGATGCTGGAGAATGCAGCCGAAGTTTACGCAATTTATCTGCTTCAAATATGTCACGACATG ATTATCCGCCACGTGAGCTACTTGCTGCTGACATATTACTTGAGATGGCAAGGCACGGGCGTGCCCTCAAATTCCAAACTGAAGATTTTGGAAAGATAAGGTGGCCAAAATCTTCTCCGCAGAAGGCCACGAAGAATCATAAGTCAATATCCCCAATGGGGAGATCAGAATTCTTTAGAACGAGGAACCATGATTCTGTTCAAACTGCAGATCGTCCGTATTGGGAACATAAGCTAGTTGAGAAGAAAAATGACATGAAAAATGCTGGTGGAGCAACTGTAAAAAATTCAGCTCAGTTGGAAGGCGAAGGTGGAGTTTCTCCTTACAAATCGGAAAAGGATCTACAGGTTGGTGCAAGGTCATTGCACAATATTACTGTCAGATCAGGGAGTTTGATTCCAACCACACGAGTTGGAAATAGTTATGAAAGTCATCAGAAGCTCAGGAAAACAACGCTATCGTCATTGACAGTTGGGACTTACATCAAAGATTGGAGTCGGGGAAAAAACAAGCATGAATAA
- the LOC122032990 gene encoding uncharacterized protein LOC122032990 isoform X2: MILGLKSQVNDKQQNFGETSMPVSLLSKHEGKASNREFDRKLSNGPDNKRPRLDQAESYTTNTQVDDDKARLIKTKRSLDGKRNDRKNFRSGTKIRYDTFSTKMGFPGIDSTFAGNNLLGAYGLKSDLSDITRHIDEVGISELLDGSYRYSNVNAEKGKKLPVVCESMLTSLRKAISLLPHDGLTDNNSNRKGPICLGKPDSSSLIQDCCHPSKFVDESTATKYPNAGDADLYQPKKILEHLAIPSVLDLNTLLEDLCLPSSISKSTKPPKNLHAASLPPFSWSSFHSSACKSADSSKQVSFKHAYQGKWVRIDCNSLLTGDSQNCFLDLEMLTVDSNEDPLQRSSALQDNHLDSSPKFLCGQPSTMEFQTSNCVEGNIPDDTRLEKGSNSSVLAHKQFKLVEDHTNCSSTSLECDNKASGLVRTSESEASLKFQGKNLDLPDHVRTTSKLCSTGVVPKDLHTLNEHVCSASSCSFSCKDAGECSRSLRNLSASNMSRHDYPPRELLAADILLEMARHGRALKFQTEDFGKIRWPKSSPQKATKNHKSISPMGRSEFFRTRNHDSVQTADRPYWEHKLVEKKNDMKNAGGATVKNSAQLEGEGGVSPYKSEKDLQVGARSLHNITVRSGSLIPTTRVGNSYESHQKLRKTTLSSLTVGTYIKDWSRGKNKHE, translated from the exons ATGATTCTTGGTCTCAAAAGTCAAGTTAATGATAAACAACAAAACTTTGGAGAAACAAGTATGCCAGTTTCATTGTTGTCCAAGCATGAAGGCAAAGCATCTAACAGGGAGTTTGATAGGAAGTTGAGCAACGGTCCTGACAATAAGCGTCCACGTTTAGATCAAGCAGAAAGCTACACAACAAATACTCAAGTTGATGATG ATAAAGCACGGTTGATCAAGACAAAGCGTAGTCTTGATGGTAAAAGAAATGATAGGAAAAACTTCAGATCGGGAACGAAAATCAGATATGATACTTTTTCAACAAAGATGGGGTTTCCTGGCATTGATTCTACTTTTGCAGGAAACAACCTGTTAG GAGCATATGGACTAAAATCTGATCTCTCTGACATCACAAGGCATATTGATGAGGTGGGCATTAGTGAACTTCTTGATGGTAGTTACAGATATTCTAATGTCAATGctgaaaaaggaaagaaactccCAGTTGTCTGTGAAAGTATGTTGACTTCGCTGAGAAAGGCAATCTCTCTTCTTCCCCATGATGGTCTGACAGATAACAATAGCAACAGAAAAGGACCTATATGCCTCGGTAAACCTGATTCTTCATCACTCATTCAGGATTGTTGCCACCCCAGTAAATTTGTTGATGAATCAACCGCTACTAAG TATCCTAATGCAGGTGATGCTGATCTATATCAGCCAAAGAAAATTCTTGAGCATTTAGCCATTCCTTCAGTATTGGATCTTAATACTCTTCTAGAAGATTTATGTTTGCCTTCATCCATTTCGAAGTCCACTAAGCCCCCCAAAAATCTCCATGCAGCTAGCTTGCCTCCTTTTTCATGGTCTAGTTTTCATAGTTCAGCTTGCAAATCTGCTGATTCCAGTAAACAAGTTTCATTTAAACATGCATATCAGGGTAAATGGGTTAGAATTGATTGCAATTCTCTTCTCACTGGGGACAGCCAGAATTGCTTTTTAGATTTGGAAATGTTAACAGTTGATAGCAATGAAGACCCATTACAAAGGAGTAGTGCTCTTCAAGATAATCATCTAGACTCGTCTCCTAAGTTTCTATGTGGTCAGCCATCAACCATGGAGTTCCAAACATCAAATTGTGTTGAAGGGAATATTCCAGATGATACAAGGTTAGAAAAAGGATCTAACTCATCTGTGTTAGCTCACAAACAATTTAAGTTGGTTGAAGACCACACCAACTGTTCAAGCACCAGCCTGGAATGTGACAACAAAGCTAGTGGCCTGGTTAGAACTTCTGAATCTGAAGCTAGTTTGAAGTTTCAAGGAAAGAATCTAGACTTACCAGATCATGTAAGAACCACATCTAAGTTATGCAGTACTGGAGTTGTCCCGAAAGATCTCCACACACTAAATGAGCATGTCTGCTCTGCTTCTTCATGCTCCTTCAGTTGTAAAGATGCTGGAGAATGCAGCCGAAGTTTACGCAATTTATCTGCTTCAAATATGTCACGACATG ATTATCCGCCACGTGAGCTACTTGCTGCTGACATATTACTTGAGATGGCAAGGCACGGGCGTGCCCTCAAATTCCAAACTGAAGATTTTGGAAAGATAAGGTGGCCAAAATCTTCTCCGCAGAAGGCCACGAAGAATCATAAGTCAATATCCCCAATGGGGAGATCAGAATTCTTTAGAACGAGGAACCATGATTCTGTTCAAACTGCAGATCGTCCGTATTGGGAACATAAGCTAGTTGAGAAGAAAAATGACATGAAAAATGCTGGTGGAGCAACTGTAAAAAATTCAGCTCAGTTGGAAGGCGAAGGTGGAGTTTCTCCTTACAAATCGGAAAAGGATCTACAGGTTGGTGCAAGGTCATTGCACAATATTACTGTCAGATCAGGGAGTTTGATTCCAACCACACGAGTTGGAAATAGTTATGAAAGTCATCAGAAGCTCAGGAAAACAACGCTATCGTCATTGACAGTTGGGACTTACATCAAAGATTGGAGTCGGGGAAAAAACAAGCATGAATAA